The segment TGCAAAATCCCCCGCTGATGGTTACACCCTACTATTTGGAACCAATAGCACCAATGCCGCTTTAAAAAGTTTGGTTAAGAACTTGCCTTACAACCAAGATACAGCCTTTACACCAATTGGCTACTTTGGTTCGGTACCTCTCATTGTTGCCATAAATAATGATGTTCCAGCTAAATCGCTCAATGGTTTTGTATCTATTGCTAAAGCCAATCCTGGAAAAATGACATTTGCATATGCCAGCACCTCTCAACGCGTCTCTTCAGAGATGCTAGCGAACGATGCAGGCATCAAGATGACTGGTGTTTCATATAAAAGCGGTCCAAATGCAATGACTGATCTTATTGGCGGTCAAGTCAATATGTTTACGGCAGACTTTGCAGTGACCTTGCCACAAGTTCAAGCAGGAAAAATTCGAGGACTAGCAGTGACCTCCTTAAAGCGCTCTCCAGCTATTCCTGAATTGCCAACAGTTAATGAGGCACTTGGCATCAAGAACTATGAATTAATTGCTTTCTTTGCAGCCTTTGGGCCTGCAGGCATGCCAAAAGATGCTGTGCTGAAACTTAACAAAGCTATTAACGATGCGGCGAAATCAAAAGAATTAACTGAACGATTTGCTTCTATGGGTTTTGAAACACAACCAGGAAGCCCTGAAGCGCTTGGCCAGAAGATTAAGCTAGAAACTGATAAGTGGGCAAAGGCTATTAAAGCTGCAGGTATGGAAGCGGAATAAAAAGTTTAATTTGCGTTAATTTGCGTTAATCTCCATGGATAAGAGCCAATATGAAAGGCTCTTTCCATGAGAATCTAAATTTAAAGATAGATTAACGCCGCCATCTAATAGGTCATCAATAACAAAATTGAGTGCCTGCAGATTAGGCAAGTCATAGCGCTTTACCGCACTCGGATTGCGGAATCCAAAATGAGCCTTGACTTTCTCTTCTGTTAATTCTCTTTGCAAGATAGGGAAATCTTCTTTTCGATAGGCGATCACGCTGATGTTGGATCGAGAGCCCTTATCCCCCGTACGCGCATGCGCAATTTGATGCAGAGGCACTAAATGATTTTTCATTTTGAGCACTCCTCCTTATAAAACACATAGGAAGACTTTATTTCGGCACGAGGAATAAGGGCAACCAAGGTATTCAGTCTAGGTTTCAAGCTAGTTCGAACACCGCCCCCACCTGCGGGGCCACAGGTATATAAAGCAGTCACTTCACGACACACTCGCATTGCCAGTTGTCGATCTTGATGAGCCGCTGCAACACGAAGGCGAATGTCTTCAAACGATTTCGAAGGATTCATTGCGGGGCCCTCTCCAGAATCACCCATAAAAACACTAGACGACCCAATGAAATCGATCCTGAGCATTAAATCTTTCCCAATTCGATCACGAATAATCTGTGCTGCTAGCTTTGCGCGCTCAAGGGCGTGGTGACCCGCATACGAAATCTCAGCCTCAGCGAGCCATCCTCCATCAATGCAAATATTTGCTTTCAGAGAATCCGGCTTGGGATGTCCTATGACACCCTTCAATTCAACTCGGTTATTTCCAAGATCACAAATCGCAGCCTGCGTAATATCTGCTACAACATCAGGAGTTAAATAAGACGCAGGATCATGCAACTCATACAGCAATTGCTCAGTGACAGTTAAGCGATTAACAACACCCCCTGTACCTTCAGGCTTAGTAACACAGATATTGCCTTGCGCATCAAACTCGACAATTGGAAAACCGACATTACTTAAGTTAGGAACGTCCTTATAACCTGGATCCGCAAAATAACCGCCTGTGACCTGAGCCCCACACTCCAGCAGGTGCCCAGCCATCGTGGCGCTAGCCAAGAAGTCCCAGTCTTCCCAACTCTTTTTAAAGTGAGCCATCAATGGACCTACAGTAAGCGCTGGATCAGCAACGCGACCTGTCACCACAACTTGAGCACCAGCAGTTAACGCATCCGAAATCTCTTTAGCACCAAGATATACGTTCGCACTAACTAGCTGACTATGCCCCAATAACTCTTGATCTGACTTAGCAAGATGCGCCTCAATCATTTTTCGATAGCTGGATTCAGAAATATCATCACCCACAACAACTGCGATCTTTAATTCTGGTAAATTTTTTTCTTTTGCCAAGCGTGCAATAACTGCAGCAGCTGCAAACGGATTGGCAGCGCCAAAATTACCAACAATTGGAATACCTGCCTGTACACAATCAGACAAAATGGGCTCGAGCATTTCTTCAAGCAAGGGCTCATACCCCAATTGATCATTTTGTCGACGCTCTAATTGCGCAAGAGCAAGCGTTCTCTCAGCTAGACTTTCAAAAATAAGGCATGCTGGCTCTCCATGCTTTATCAAGGCATTAACCAGCGGCTTCGCCACCCCCAAGCGATCGCCTGAGAACCCTGCGGCACAAGCTACGCGATAAATGTCCGACACAATGGATTAAGGGTTATTGTTGACTGCGGTTAGGAGAATCTTGAAAACCGTTAGATCTAAATGTGAGAACCAAGGTATCACGATACCCATAGTCAGCAAGTGGCTGAATAGGTGTAGATTCATGAATCATTCGCTCGTCATTCATTAATAACAATGACCAAGGCTGAGTTAATGTGAAACGCAATCCTGCAGAACCTTTTGCATCAAAGATTCGAGTTTCGCCGCCCTTAATACCCACGCGATCCAATAAAAACACTGCAACAAAATCCACTCCATCACGATGCGCGCCTTCAGGTGTTGGACGACCAATACCATCAGTTGTATCAATTCGGAACTGATGGGCCTCAACAAACCATGTCTTTACCGGCTTTAATCCTCTTAAGAGATTGGCTAGACCAAGTAACACGCCTTGCCAAGCAGAATCATTCAAAACGGCAGGCAGAACAGACTCAAACCAACGCTCTATACCGCCATGCAAGGCGTTGTAGTCAAGCGATTGCCAATGAGCGCGATGCGGAACTAAATTTAACTTTTGGTTTTGAATCTCAAAACTGGCGTGACGACGAAACCGATATCGACCCCCATCTTTAAGATAAGGATCGCGCGGCAAACCTTCCCAATATTGAGAGAGGCTTTGCAAATTTGCTAGTGGTACACCGCTGATTTCAGCCACTGTGTCCGGTGAGGCCACCACAAAACCATCCTGGCTCAAGGCTTTAGCAAGCTCTTTTGCTGGAGTTAGCCTAGGCGAGAGAATGGCAGCAGTCATAGATTGATTGTAGGGCAAGCAAAGGCTTAATCAAGCTGTGCGCCAGATGCCCTCACAATTTTCGCCCACTTAGCCAATTCATCTTTAAGTAATCCAGAGAGTTTTGCTGGTGGCACTGGATTTAAATCCAAGCCTTGGGCGATCAATTTTTCGCGTACATCTGGCTTGGCCATTAACTTATCCATTGCTAATTGGATTTTCTTCACAACATCAGGCGGCGTCCCATTTGGGGCAAATAAAGCAACCCAAACCTCGCCCACACAATCTGGGTAGGTCTCTGCAATTGTTGGTATCTCTGGTGCCGCACTAGAGCGCTTTGCTGAACTAATCGCAATTGCTTGAAGCTTCCCTGCTTTGATGTAATTTAATGCAGAAGGTAAGCTAGCAAATGCCAAGGGAACTTGTCCGCCAAGAACATCATTAATTGCAGGGGCTACACCCTTATAAGGGATGTGCTGCATATCCACTCCAGCGCTCGTATTTAACATGGCGCCTAAGAGGTGGCTGATCGTTCCATTACCAGCAGAGGCATAAGACAACTCGCCTGGCTTCTTTTTAGCAGCAGCAATCACATCAGCTAAGGTCTTGTATGGTGAACCTGGTGGTGAAACCAATACATATGGCGTTGCTCCAATGTAGTAGAGCGGAACAAAATCGTTCACCGGATCAAATCCAGGGTTCTTATACAAAGCAGGATTAATCGCTTGAGCGCTATTGATAGTGAGAAGTAATGTGTAACCATCTTTAGTAGAACGAGCAACACTTTGAGTGCCAATATTGCCGCCAGCCCCCGGCCTATTCTCAACAACTACTGAGCCACCAATCGCATCTCCGAACGCAGGCGCAATCAAGCGAGCCACAATGTCATTCGTTCCGCCTGCTGCCTGCGGAACCACCAAAGAAATTGGCTTATTAGGATAGGGCTGCGCAGCCAATACCAAGGAAAGAAAGGCGCCACTTAGAAGCGCAATTGTCTTAAAAATTACTTTATGCATTGCTTTGTCTCCTACTATTTTTGTATTGAAGTTTTTTCAAACGACTGCCTCCATTGTTTTCGAGGCTGTCGCTCAAGAATACAAGTGCTTCAATCGTGCTCGCACATCCCCAACGTGACTCTTTAGGTCATATAACTCTTTAGAATCCATCATTGAAACTTTAATATTATTGACGCGTCGCTCAATCTCATCTAGATCCATCCGTTTCCGATCTTTTTGATCCGGATCATAAGCGTTCTTTTCAAGCTCGCGCAGCTCTGCGTATACCTGAGCCAGCTTGAGTCTTAATAAAAAATTCTTTGCTGATGGAATATAAGTAAAGAGTGGAATAAAAATAACCAATAACGGAATCACAATCTTTACAAAGCGGCCAACCCAAACTGCTGTCCAGAATGGTAGATGGCGATGCAAAAAAGAAGGGCCATCTTTTAAATAAATCTCTGCATCGGCATGCAAAGGAAAATCCATACCAACACTAGAGGGAAACTCTCCCGGCTTTTGTAGACGGGAATAGGATTTCAGGATGTCATAAGAGGCACTCAACATAAGTGAAATCATCGCGGGGCTAACGTTGTCATGGGTCACCAAGGTAGCTGTTGGTGCAATAACCTGGATATCTTGCCTTGGAATATCGTACTCAATACTTAACAAGCCTCTTGGCACATTTACCTTGGATAAATACGGCAAATTACGCGTATAGGCATCTGCTTGATCAAAGTTCATCAAACGAATACCAGGCACTTCATAGAATTTCTTCAAAATTGGAGCCTCTGCTGCTGCCACAATAAACACCGCATCAAGCTCACCATTACTAAGCTTAGTCAAAGCCTGATCTGGCTTTAACTTTTCACCGTGGATCTCGTTTTCTTTAATGCCGCTAATTTTCATAAGGGCTGTACTTAAAGCAAGTGTGCCGCTACCCTCGTTACCGATCGCCACCCGCTTGCCTTTAAGTTGACTCAATACTTGCAAGCGCCCGCCCTCACTCTTAAATCCAGGCTCACGATACCAGACCCAAATTGGCTCATAAAACATTCCAGCAATAGAAACCAAATTCGGATACTTGCTTACATCCGCAACGCCACCCTGCACCATCGCAAAATTCACACCAGATTTTGGATCATTCAATAAGCCCAGGTTATCAATTGTTCCGCCAGTTGCCTTAACCTCTAGGCTGACACCATCTTTGGCAACCTCTTCTTTGAGGCGCTCACCAAATTGGTAATAAAGACCAGTTGGGAACCCTGTGGCCATCTCAATGACTTTTGGTGGTGGTGGCACCAAAATCCATAAGACTGCAAAAATAGCAACCAGCACCACACAGAAACCCACAGCAATAGCAAATGGGTTGTATAGATATCTTTTATAAGTTGTCATACGCTCTCTATTCGATCTTGCTAGGTCTTCAGAATAATAATAGAGAAACTATGGTGCGTCATTAATACTAATAAACCCAACTTAGCAACCGCCATGGCGTTTAGCCAAAAATCGATATCTGACTAGCTATGACTTGACTAGGGTGACATTTAGAGCAAAACGCAGGTCAAATTCGAGAATGTGCTGCTCAAACCAATATCCTATATACCGAATCAAGCTATATAAATCACTGTTGTTTGAAGACATTTGATTAAGTGTTTTCGACACCACATCCAATACCTTTAGGTGTGCGGTCTCATGATATGAGAAGTCGACTCCCGCTGCATGCGCTAATTGAGATTCGGTTTCAAAATGACTAACCAACATTTGATACAAAGTGTCGCGTTTTGATTGAGGGATATCTTGAGCCCCAAAGCAATACTCCTTGAACCCCTCTAAAAAAACAAATAATTCATTATGCTCAGAATCCACGACACTAATATTTGTAAGTAGATTCTGAGGCAACATTAAGTATTGAGCGCTCGCCATAACATTACCCGCAACTTCCAATATGGCCGCACTGTGTGCAATAGTCACATCCATCCTTGCGGATCATGGCATGCGCACCACATTCACCACACTTCTTGCCAGCCATCACCGGTGGCGCAGAGGTACTTGGCACAGGAATTTCAGATAAGTCATTAATTGACATACCATTTCGTCTCTGAATAATGTTTTGAATGGCATATGCAATCGCAGCTACTTCAGAGTCATGCCACAAGGGCATTCTCGTGCCATCAATTTTTTCAAATGTTCCCAACCTTACAGCACCCCTATCCCAGGCTACCTTACGCATATCACTCAACGCACGCTCTAAAAACCCTCCGCGCGCCGCTAATGACAACAAACGCATGCTAGAAGTAATCCACTGCTGCGATTCACCATTCTGACCGACTGGCATAAAGAACTCAACCGCGCGCTCAACACCTTCAGCAACACCATCTTTGGGAATCGACATAAATGAAACTACTAAATACAGTGTTTTGTGCCCTTCCTGCGTCCAGTACTCTATTTTCTCAGCCACAGCTGGCAAGACTCCCTTCGGACGACTCTCAATCACCATCCGCATAGGATCAACATCAGGCAACTCAACACTCGTTTCTGAAGGCTTATCGACCGGGAGTTCCAATACTGATCCCAAAATACTATTTGGTCGATAGGTGGCTAAGCCCTTTAAGTTTGCGCGCCACGCTTGCTCATATAAATTCTTAAAGTCTTCATATGGATAGTCCGCTGGAACATTAACAGTTTTAGAAATTGCTGTATCAATAAATGGCTGAACCGCCTGCATCATTGCAATATGATCTGTAGCAGCCATTTCCAGTGCGGAAATAAAATAAGACGGCAATTCATCGACATTGCCACCTAATTCACGATAGACCCGCCACGCATGATCCTCAACAGCGTACTCCGTAATGCTGCCATCTGACTCCCTTTTCTTGCGTCGATACATCCATGAAAAGGCTGGCTCGATTCCATTCGAGGCGTTATCAGCAAAAGCCAGGCTTACAGTACCGGTGGGTGCGATTGATAACAAATGACTATTACGAATCCCATGTTGACGAATCTCGTCCTTTAACTTGCTATCTAGCCGACTAACAAACCCATTACCACCCAAATACTTCTCCACATCCAAAGCTGGGAAGGCACCTTTCTCCTTAGCTAGCTCAACCGAGGCCTCATAAGCCGCATCACGCATTACGCGAGCAATTTTTGCGGCAATAATTCGAGCGGACTCTTCGTTGTATGGCAGCTTCAACATTACTAATGCATCACCAAGCCCCGTA is part of the Polynucleobacter tropicus genome and harbors:
- a CDS encoding acyclic terpene utilization AtuA family protein gives rise to the protein MVSDIYRVACAAGFSGDRLGVAKPLVNALIKHGEPACLIFESLAERTLALAQLERRQNDQLGYEPLLEEMLEPILSDCVQAGIPIVGNFGAANPFAAAAVIARLAKEKNLPELKIAVVVGDDISESSYRKMIEAHLAKSDQELLGHSQLVSANVYLGAKEISDALTAGAQVVVTGRVADPALTVGPLMAHFKKSWEDWDFLASATMAGHLLECGAQVTGGYFADPGYKDVPNLSNVGFPIVEFDAQGNICVTKPEGTGGVVNRLTVTEQLLYELHDPASYLTPDVVADITQAAICDLGNNRVELKGVIGHPKPDSLKANICIDGGWLAEAEISYAGHHALERAKLAAQIIRDRIGKDLMLRIDFIGSSSVFMGDSGEGPAMNPSKSFEDIRLRVAAAHQDRQLAMRVCREVTALYTCGPAGGGGVRTSLKPRLNTLVALIPRAEIKSSYVFYKEECSK
- a CDS encoding Bug family tripartite tricarboxylate transporter substrate binding protein, which gives rise to MHKVIFKTIALLSGAFLSLVLAAQPYPNKPISLVVPQAAGGTNDIVARLIAPAFGDAIGGSVVVENRPGAGGNIGTQSVARSTKDGYTLLLTINSAQAINPALYKNPGFDPVNDFVPLYYIGATPYVLVSPPGSPYKTLADVIAAAKKKPGELSYASAGNGTISHLLGAMLNTSAGVDMQHIPYKGVAPAINDVLGGQVPLAFASLPSALNYIKAGKLQAIAISSAKRSSAAPEIPTIAETYPDCVGEVWVALFAPNGTPPDVVKKIQLAMDKLMAKPDVREKLIAQGLDLNPVPPAKLSGLLKDELAKWAKIVRASGAQLD
- a CDS encoding Bug family tripartite tricarboxylate transporter substrate binding protein; the encoded protein is MKRTIFLRYLTGALLALGSSFACADNYPSKPIKAIVPFAPGSATDQIGRAFAAKMAESLGQPVVVENRPGANGMIGADVVAKSPADGYTLLFGTNSTNAALKSLVKNLPYNQDTAFTPIGYFGSVPLIVAINNDVPAKSLNGFVSIAKANPGKMTFAYASTSQRVSSEMLANDAGIKMTGVSYKSGPNAMTDLIGGQVNMFTADFAVTLPQVQAGKIRGLAVTSLKRSPAIPELPTVNEALGIKNYELIAFFAAFGPAGMPKDAVLKLNKAINDAAKSKELTERFASMGFETQPGSPEALGQKIKLETDKWAKAIKAAGMEAE
- a CDS encoding TAXI family TRAP transporter solute-binding subunit; the encoded protein is MTTYKRYLYNPFAIAVGFCVVLVAIFAVLWILVPPPPKVIEMATGFPTGLYYQFGERLKEEVAKDGVSLEVKATGGTIDNLGLLNDPKSGVNFAMVQGGVADVSKYPNLVSIAGMFYEPIWVWYREPGFKSEGGRLQVLSQLKGKRVAIGNEGSGTLALSTALMKISGIKENEIHGEKLKPDQALTKLSNGELDAVFIVAAAEAPILKKFYEVPGIRLMNFDQADAYTRNLPYLSKVNVPRGLLSIEYDIPRQDIQVIAPTATLVTHDNVSPAMISLMLSASYDILKSYSRLQKPGEFPSSVGMDFPLHADAEIYLKDGPSFLHRHLPFWTAVWVGRFVKIVIPLLVIFIPLFTYIPSAKNFLLRLKLAQVYAELRELEKNAYDPDQKDRKRMDLDEIERRVNNIKVSMMDSKELYDLKSHVGDVRARLKHLYS
- a CDS encoding AtuA-related protein is translated as MKNHLVPLHQIAHARTGDKGSRSNISVIAYRKEDFPILQRELTEEKVKAHFGFRNPSAVKRYDLPNLQALNFVIDDLLDGGVNLSLNLDSHGKSLSYWLLSMEINAN
- a CDS encoding 2OG-Fe dioxygenase family protein → MTAAILSPRLTPAKELAKALSQDGFVVASPDTVAEISGVPLANLQSLSQYWEGLPRDPYLKDGGRYRFRRHASFEIQNQKLNLVPHRAHWQSLDYNALHGGIERWFESVLPAVLNDSAWQGVLLGLANLLRGLKPVKTWFVEAHQFRIDTTDGIGRPTPEGAHRDGVDFVAVFLLDRVGIKGGETRIFDAKGSAGLRFTLTQPWSLLLMNDERMIHESTPIQPLADYGYRDTLVLTFRSNGFQDSPNRSQQ
- a CDS encoding adenosylcobalamin-dependent ribonucleoside-diphosphate reductase; amino-acid sequence: MSIQPISIDVLIEKYAKDGERDPDVIFKRVAKGLAVVEDESIRSTIENRFLENMRNGAIGAGRIMSAAGTEIQATLINCFVQPVGDCIQGFDDDGYPGIYEALKQAAETMRRGGGVGYDFSRIRPKGAEVKGTASIASGPCSYINVFDQSCSTVESAGARRGAQMGVLRIDHPDIFEFITAKRTTGRWNNFNVSVGVSNLFMQAVHEDQVWELVHKAKPSASLLSEGAHQRADGLWVYKKVAAKEVWDTVMKSAYDFAEPGILFLDNINRENNLNYCENISSTNPCGEQPLPPYGCCDLGPIILPRFVKNPFGFSAEPSFDFEAFAESVKTQVRMLDNVLDVTYWPLPEQAAEARAKRRIGVGFTGLGDALVMLKLPYNEESARIIAAKIARVMRDAAYEASVELAKEKGAFPALDVEKYLGGNGFVSRLDSKLKDEIRQHGIRNSHLLSIAPTGTVSLAFADNASNGIEPAFSWMYRRKKRESDGSITEYAVEDHAWRVYRELGGNVDELPSYFISALEMAATDHIAMMQAVQPFIDTAISKTVNVPADYPYEDFKNLYEQAWRANLKGLATYRPNSILGSVLELPVDKPSETSVELPDVDPMRMVIESRPKGVLPAVAEKIEYWTQEGHKTLYLVVSFMSIPKDGVAEGVERAVEFFMPVGQNGESQQWITSSMRLLSLAARGGFLERALSDMRKVAWDRGAVRLGTFEKIDGTRMPLWHDSEVAAIAYAIQNIIQRRNGMSINDLSEIPVPSTSAPPVMAGKKCGECGAHAMIRKDGCDYCTQCGHIGSCG